In the genome of Bradyrhizobium sp. CIAT3101, one region contains:
- the amoC gene encoding bacterial ammonia monooxygenase, subunit AmoC has translation MSITMTHNAKSAAEDRTQPLANFKLAAGVTLAVLALMVFWRIFQQVYAWSAGLDSTEPAFDAAWMTLLKVELSVIPLLWVVTWAYLWFTRDRNLGALKPREELRRYFNLVLFIFVYAFCVWFATSFFAEQDASWHQVVVRDTSFTPSHIVLFYGTMPLYVLFGVGSFLYAMTRLPKFATQISIPFVLVVVGPFLILPNLGYNEWGHAFFLMEEVFSYPLHWGFVVMGWSVLALGGLLIQIAMHMLEVIGRLSQEDEVSVATQR, from the coding sequence ATGTCGATCACGATGACTCATAACGCCAAGTCCGCCGCTGAGGACCGTACTCAGCCGTTGGCGAATTTCAAACTTGCAGCAGGAGTCACTCTGGCAGTGTTAGCGCTGATGGTGTTCTGGCGCATCTTTCAGCAGGTCTATGCTTGGAGTGCCGGCCTGGATTCGACTGAGCCCGCGTTCGATGCCGCCTGGATGACGTTGCTGAAGGTTGAGCTTAGCGTCATCCCTTTGCTCTGGGTGGTGACCTGGGCGTATCTATGGTTTACGCGAGACCGCAATCTTGGCGCGCTCAAACCGCGGGAAGAGCTCCGGCGTTACTTCAATCTGGTCCTGTTCATCTTCGTCTATGCCTTTTGCGTCTGGTTCGCTACCAGCTTCTTTGCCGAGCAGGACGCCTCATGGCATCAGGTTGTGGTCCGGGATACAAGCTTCACGCCGAGTCACATCGTGCTGTTCTACGGCACCATGCCACTTTACGTGCTGTTTGGCGTGGGATCATTTCTGTACGCGATGACGAGGCTGCCGAAGTTCGCAACGCAGATCTCAATTCCATTCGTGCTCGTGGTTGTAGGTCCGTTTCTAATATTGCCGAACTTGGGCTACAACGAGTGGGGCCATGCCTTCTTCCTGATGGAAGAGGTGTTCTCCTATCCCTTGCACTGGGGTTTTGTCGTGATGGGCTGGAGTGTGCTGGCCTTGGGTGGGCTCCTGATCCAGATCGCGATGCACATGCTTGAAGTGATCGGGCGGCTTTCCCAAGAGGACGAAGTTTCGGTCGCTACCCAGCGCTGA
- the amoB gene encoding bacterial ammonia monooxygenase, subunit AmoB — MRTFCFRKSSCVRVILSAAAAIMPIGILTFVPDAALAHGERNQEPFLRMRTAHFYDVKWSTNEIPVNGEIVVTGKFRLFPIWPVNLPLPEAAFLGNGTPGPVLARTESYINGVPAIQSTKLELNRDYEFKTVLKGRVPGHHHVHPMINVMGAGPLLGPGNWLTVTGNESDFKLPIKTLSGETIDNLETWGLGRVFFWHGLWVAIAIVWLVWWLRRPLLLPRFRALTEKGGDQSQLVTSTDRLFGAGLLVATILIVFFGFQATDTAYPRTVPLQGSRATVEPLSEVPEQVKVVVNKSNYDVPGRSLRMNVTLTNNGSTSAQLGEFLTSNQRFINHEVSQAMATVDPNYPKELLPPNGLKVSDSRPLKPGETKTVDIEAADAAWETERLSSLINDPDNTLGGLLFFYDEHGKRTISNVSGPMVPVFTDPDNRTAENPKGGPG, encoded by the coding sequence ATGAGAACATTCTGTTTCCGCAAAAGCTCATGCGTGCGTGTAATCTTATCGGCAGCGGCGGCGATCATGCCGATCGGAATACTGACCTTCGTCCCAGATGCTGCTCTGGCGCATGGTGAGCGCAATCAAGAGCCGTTTCTGCGGATGCGAACGGCTCATTTTTACGATGTGAAGTGGAGCACGAACGAAATTCCCGTGAACGGTGAAATCGTTGTCACCGGCAAGTTCCGACTCTTCCCGATCTGGCCAGTCAATCTACCCCTTCCCGAAGCGGCCTTTCTGGGAAACGGGACGCCGGGCCCGGTGCTAGCCCGAACCGAGAGCTACATTAATGGCGTCCCAGCAATTCAGTCCACCAAATTGGAGCTGAACCGGGACTATGAATTCAAAACAGTGCTCAAAGGACGAGTGCCAGGCCACCATCACGTCCATCCGATGATCAACGTGATGGGAGCCGGGCCGCTGCTCGGACCGGGAAACTGGCTGACGGTGACGGGGAACGAAAGCGACTTCAAGCTTCCAATCAAAACTCTCAGTGGCGAGACTATCGACAATCTCGAAACCTGGGGCCTTGGCAGGGTGTTCTTCTGGCATGGCTTGTGGGTTGCGATCGCCATCGTGTGGCTTGTCTGGTGGTTGCGCCGGCCGCTGCTGCTGCCTCGTTTTCGCGCGTTGACGGAAAAAGGCGGCGATCAATCTCAGCTCGTTACCAGCACCGATCGCCTATTTGGGGCCGGTTTGCTCGTGGCGACGATTCTCATCGTATTCTTCGGCTTTCAGGCGACCGACACCGCTTATCCAAGGACCGTGCCGCTGCAGGGGTCCCGCGCAACCGTCGAGCCCCTATCGGAAGTGCCTGAGCAGGTCAAAGTTGTGGTCAACAAGTCAAACTATGACGTCCCTGGCCGCTCGCTTCGTATGAATGTGACACTGACGAACAATGGGAGCACGTCAGCACAGCTTGGCGAGTTCTTAACTTCCAATCAGCGCTTCATCAACCATGAGGTTAGCCAGGCAATGGCGACGGTGGATCCGAATTACCCCAAGGAATTGCTTCCTCCGAATGGGCTTAAGGTGAGCGACAGCCGACCGCTCAAGCCGGGTGAAACGAAGACAGTCGATATCGAAGCGGCCGACGCGGCATGGGAGACGGAGCGCTTGAGTAGCCTGATCAACGATCCGGACAACACGTTGGGAGGACTGTTGTTCTTCTATGACGAGCACGGCAAACGGACAATCTCAAACGTCAGCGGCCCCATGGTCCCTGTATTCACCGATCCCGACAACCGCACGGCTGAGAATCCGAAAGGAGGTCCGGGTTGA
- a CDS encoding copper resistance CopC family protein yields MSHEKHGNKIDYIRVATGPSLDHAGTPNLTAGTGRARTRLIQGTVKELSSASRRPVSALGITLLCVGLVCLPTAASAHAALVKSDPASRAVLAHSPQQIELCFNERIELKFSKVELKNANGQSLTLGDLKAGNDPKCMVTAVSDMRPGSYSVHYRVLSQDGHVVDYGYQFTVEER; encoded by the coding sequence ATGTCTCACGAAAAACACGGAAACAAGATCGATTACATCCGAGTAGCGACGGGGCCGTCACTCGATCATGCTGGCACGCCAAACTTGACCGCCGGCACCGGCAGGGCGCGAACTAGGCTGATTCAAGGGACGGTAAAAGAACTCTCGTCCGCAAGCAGGCGTCCGGTATCAGCGCTTGGCATCACGTTGCTGTGCGTTGGCCTAGTGTGCCTGCCGACGGCTGCCTCTGCACATGCCGCTCTCGTGAAGTCCGATCCCGCGAGCCGGGCAGTGTTAGCTCATTCGCCGCAGCAGATCGAACTATGCTTCAACGAACGCATAGAGCTCAAGTTTTCGAAAGTGGAGCTCAAGAACGCCAACGGTCAGTCGCTAACGCTCGGCGATTTGAAAGCAGGCAATGATCCGAAGTGCATGGTAACGGCAGTATCTGACATGAGACCGGGCAGCTATTCGGTTCATTACCGCGTGCTCTCGCAAGACGGGCATGTGGTGGACTACGGCTATCAGTTCACCGTCGAGGAACGTTAG
- the pqqA gene encoding pyrroloquinoline quinone precursor peptide PqqA, whose product MSWKAPKIVELPVDLEINMYACAVRKEVTRTLGA is encoded by the coding sequence ATGAGCTGGAAAGCCCCAAAAATCGTCGAATTGCCGGTCGATCTCGAAATCAACATGTATGCGTGCGCCGTTCGCAAAGAGGTAACCAGAACGCTGGGAGCTTGA
- a CDS encoding ATP-binding cassette domain-containing protein — MRGIRVSYGSNEVLKGVDLSVRQGEVVVIIGPSGSGKSSLLRTVNMLQPVVQPDPTQASSSFWRRSWRGLIRTWREVVT, encoded by the coding sequence CTGCGCGGCATTCGGGTTTCGTACGGGTCAAACGAAGTTCTGAAGGGCGTCGACCTCTCGGTCCGGCAAGGCGAGGTCGTCGTCATCATCGGCCCGAGCGGAAGCGGCAAGAGTTCGCTCCTGCGAACGGTCAACATGCTTCAGCCGGTTGTACAACCTGACCCCACGCAGGCCTCAAGCTCTTTCTGGCGCCGGTCATGGCGAGGCTTGATTCGTACGTGGCGTGAGGTTGTAACCTGA
- the amoA gene encoding bacterial ammonia monooxygenase, subunit AmoA, with amino-acid sequence MFDLLVAAILFLAVSGAFHLHYMLTAGDWDMWIDWKDRQWWVTLTPIMAITFPAALQYVFWTKFRLPIAATFAVVCLLFGQWINRYFGFHLWSYFPMSEVIPALLIPGALVLDVALLLTGNFLFTAMSGAFAFALLFYPANWFWLAPYRLPVEVMGQLVSVGDYISYAFTRTALPEYIRLIERGTLRTFGGHSAIIASFFSAFVSILMYLAWWHIGMLLARVVTTPNTLKNFMGLTDKDEPAETAQKAIDGTSLQGRFVAAE; translated from the coding sequence GTGTTTGACCTTCTCGTCGCCGCCATCCTTTTTCTGGCCGTCTCCGGCGCATTCCACCTGCATTACATGCTGACCGCAGGGGACTGGGATATGTGGATCGATTGGAAAGACAGACAGTGGTGGGTCACCCTGACTCCAATTATGGCCATAACATTCCCTGCAGCTTTGCAGTATGTGTTTTGGACGAAATTTAGACTTCCAATCGCCGCTACATTTGCGGTCGTTTGTCTCCTGTTCGGTCAGTGGATAAATCGATATTTCGGTTTCCACCTGTGGTCGTACTTTCCGATGAGCGAGGTCATTCCAGCGCTGCTGATACCTGGCGCACTAGTCCTCGATGTCGCTCTTTTGCTGACCGGGAATTTTTTGTTCACGGCGATGTCCGGCGCCTTTGCATTCGCACTGCTTTTCTACCCGGCTAACTGGTTTTGGCTGGCGCCATATCGGCTACCCGTAGAAGTGATGGGGCAGCTTGTTTCCGTGGGCGATTACATCAGCTATGCCTTCACCCGCACCGCCCTGCCTGAGTATATCCGGCTGATAGAGCGGGGCACGCTTCGAACTTTTGGTGGCCACTCAGCCATTATCGCGTCCTTTTTCTCGGCGTTCGTATCCATACTGATGTATTTGGCGTGGTGGCATATCGGAATGCTCCTCGCTCGTGTGGTAACGACGCCAAACACCCTGAAAAATTTCATGGGGCTCACGGATAAGGATGAGCCAGCTGAGACAGCCCAAAAAGCCATAGACGGCACTAGCCTGCAAGGGCGCTTCGTCGCAGCCGAATGA
- a CDS encoding transposase family protein — translation MAGKISMGARREVVSAVMERYRSAKRAEKGRILDELCATTGWHRKHAVRVLRRRERVGPGEVEATRQRRRRYGATIKDTLTALWEASDRVCGKRLKVMIPTLLPALERHGRLQLGPSDRDRVLANSAATIDRLLVDVKMAASGGRRRRAGFYSAIRREVPIRTFNDWNSPVPGFCEVDMVAHGGTSVAGSFIQTLTMVDVATGWTECLPLLTREGSLVVEAINRAQSLFPWLLRGVDFDNDSAFMNDVVVPRCREQKLEVTRSRAYKKNDQAFVEQKNGAVVRRLMGYGRFDGVETARMMGRLYAAARLYVNFFQPSFKLKEKRREGAKVIKRYHLPSTPYERALTHPKVTAAVKKRLRDQYRSLDPVALLAEIRATQEELGNRVDRRAGQARGLQPAHTSVLPATAATFAKTLGKTATVGEPRATHRRTRRPYKTRVRMPSKLDPHIAAIEAWLAEQPQLTALAIVGRLREKYPEEFGKRQHSIVQRLLRALRRRAAERLVAQGLLDDATTAAPLPGVVDGSGYVGPDPPTAPLVEQAGKATWRGRYFEIASTTTMARRG, via the coding sequence ATGGCGGGAAAGATCAGCATGGGCGCGCGGCGCGAGGTAGTGTCGGCGGTAATGGAGCGTTACCGGTCGGCCAAACGAGCGGAGAAGGGACGGATCCTCGACGAGCTGTGCGCGACGACGGGCTGGCATCGCAAGCATGCGGTGCGCGTACTCCGGCGACGCGAGAGAGTTGGACCGGGCGAGGTCGAGGCAACAAGACAGCGAAGACGCAGATATGGCGCGACGATCAAGGACACGCTGACGGCGCTGTGGGAGGCGTCAGATAGGGTGTGCGGCAAGCGGCTTAAGGTGATGATTCCGACCTTGCTGCCTGCCCTTGAGCGGCATGGCCGATTGCAGCTTGGCCCGTCGGACCGTGATCGTGTTCTGGCTAACAGCGCCGCCACCATTGATCGCCTGCTCGTCGATGTGAAGATGGCGGCGAGCGGCGGCAGGCGGCGCCGTGCCGGATTCTATTCAGCAATCCGGCGTGAGGTCCCGATCCGCACGTTCAATGACTGGAACAGCCCGGTGCCGGGCTTCTGCGAGGTCGACATGGTCGCCCATGGCGGGACGTCGGTGGCTGGCTCGTTCATCCAGACCCTGACGATGGTCGATGTCGCCACCGGCTGGACGGAGTGCCTGCCGTTGCTGACGCGGGAAGGCTCGCTGGTCGTCGAGGCGATTAACAGAGCACAGAGCCTGTTCCCCTGGCTGTTGCGCGGCGTGGACTTCGACAATGACAGCGCTTTCATGAACGATGTCGTCGTGCCACGGTGTCGTGAACAGAAGCTCGAAGTCACACGCTCGCGTGCCTACAAGAAGAACGACCAAGCGTTTGTCGAGCAGAAGAATGGTGCGGTTGTCCGCCGCCTCATGGGCTATGGCCGCTTCGATGGCGTCGAGACAGCGCGCATGATGGGCCGCCTCTATGCGGCGGCACGTCTTTACGTCAACTTCTTCCAGCCGTCGTTCAAGCTGAAGGAGAAGCGTCGCGAAGGGGCTAAAGTGATCAAGCGCTATCATCTCCCATCGACGCCCTATGAGCGTGCCTTGACGCACCCCAAGGTGACCGCGGCCGTGAAGAAGCGGCTGCGTGATCAGTATCGCTCGCTCGATCCGGTCGCGCTGTTGGCGGAGATTCGCGCAACCCAAGAGGAACTCGGCAATCGCGTCGATCGTCGTGCCGGACAGGCGCGCGGCCTGCAACCCGCTCACACTAGCGTCCTGCCAGCGACCGCGGCGACGTTTGCGAAGACGCTCGGCAAGACCGCGACGGTCGGCGAGCCGCGTGCCACGCACCGGCGAACTCGTCGGCCCTATAAGACCAGAGTTCGCATGCCGTCCAAGCTCGACCCGCATATTGCCGCGATCGAAGCGTGGCTCGCAGAGCAGCCACAGCTGACGGCGCTCGCAATTGTTGGCCGCTTGCGCGAAAAATACCCCGAGGAGTTCGGAAAGAGACAGCATTCGATTGTGCAACGTCTGCTGAGGGCACTCAGACGGAGGGCTGCCGAACGGTTGGTCGCCCAGGGCCTGCTCGACGACGCCACGACCGCTGCCCCATTGCCCGGGGTTGTGGACGGCTCGGGCTATGTAGGGCCCGACCCGCCCACAGCCCCTCTCGTCGAGCAAGCCGGAAAAGCCACTTGGCGCGGCCGATACTTCGAGATCGCATCAACCACTACAATGGCGCGGCGAGGGTAA